A region from the Xenopus laevis strain J_2021 chromosome 4S, Xenopus_laevis_v10.1, whole genome shotgun sequence genome encodes:
- the LOC108715151 gene encoding bcl2-associated agonist of cell death-like isoform X1, with amino-acid sequence MEGILQPITRAGLKGCRPHSQKTGRGSKRRERREEECWEIYGLLERRLSMADSSPSAVFKLEEFKNEEQGVPFSFVDPARGAGFEQPVAKSSPNLRRHPGKEPRLRIESATDHSETDKVSELHPFRSRSRSAPSSMIATKYGRELRRMSDEFEKSFAGLPRPKSAGAAGQMTGNKSFKELIMGLFVRRKSKGKDESGDEE; translated from the exons ATGGAGGGAATTCTTCAGCCAATCACCAGGGCAGGACTCAAAGGGTGCCGCCCACACAGTCAAAAAACAGGAAGAGGAAGCAAAAGAAGGGAGCGGAGAGAAGAGGAATGCTGGGAGATATACGGTCTGCTGGAGAGACGTTTATCT ATGGCAGACTCATCCCCTTCAGCAGTTTTCAAGTTAGAGGAGTTTAAGAATGAAGAACAGGGAGTACCTTTTTCTTTTGTGGATCCCGCTCGTGGGGCAGGTTTTGAACAACCTGTAGCTAAGAGTTCACCTAACCTACGAAGACACCCAG GTAAGGAACCACGTTTACGCATTGAGTCTGCTACAGACCACAGCGAGACAGACAAAGTGAGCGAGCTCCACCCTTTTCGTTCCCGTTCTCGTTCTGCTCCGTCTTCCATGATCGCTACAAAATATGGAAGAGAGTTAAGAAGAATGAGTGATGAATTTGAAAAAAGCTTTGCG GGCCTTCCTCGTCCAAAGAGTGCCGGTGCCGCGGGTCAGATGACTGGGAACAAAAGTTTCAAAGAATTAATAATGGGTTTGTTTGTAAGACGGAAAAGTAAAGGAAAGGATGAGTCTGGAGATGAGGAGTGA
- the LOC108715151 gene encoding bcl2-associated agonist of cell death-like isoform X2 — protein MADSSPSAVFKLEEFKNEEQGVPFSFVDPARGAGFEQPVAKSSPNLRRHPGKEPRLRIESATDHSETDKVSELHPFRSRSRSAPSSMIATKYGRELRRMSDEFEKSFAGLPRPKSAGAAGQMTGNKSFKELIMGLFVRRKSKGKDESGDEE, from the exons ATGGCAGACTCATCCCCTTCAGCAGTTTTCAAGTTAGAGGAGTTTAAGAATGAAGAACAGGGAGTACCTTTTTCTTTTGTGGATCCCGCTCGTGGGGCAGGTTTTGAACAACCTGTAGCTAAGAGTTCACCTAACCTACGAAGACACCCAG GTAAGGAACCACGTTTACGCATTGAGTCTGCTACAGACCACAGCGAGACAGACAAAGTGAGCGAGCTCCACCCTTTTCGTTCCCGTTCTCGTTCTGCTCCGTCTTCCATGATCGCTACAAAATATGGAAGAGAGTTAAGAAGAATGAGTGATGAATTTGAAAAAAGCTTTGCG GGCCTTCCTCGTCCAAAGAGTGCCGGTGCCGCGGGTCAGATGACTGGGAACAAAAGTTTCAAAGAATTAATAATGGGTTTGTTTGTAAGACGGAAAAGTAAAGGAAAGGATGAGTCTGGAGATGAGGAGTGA